One genomic segment of Gottschalkia acidurici 9a includes these proteins:
- a CDS encoding aminoglycoside phosphotransferase family protein, protein MSHIKHIINKYYDIEVNTIASQKGGWSALAYRIEDCTHTYFLKKYEKSRASTQKYTALIDQYIPITQWLIQYSDLKGKLPVPLLTRDGTYKCEDKNAIYLLYEFIDGETVGEKTLTPKQVEQLGGLVASLHKYGKEIPIHTEDIVESFEVPFIRELNKILLEKAGLLPATVKLLLQPYISSINILIDTLLKLQKNLKNSNIKRVLCHTDLHNWNLMESKGQLILIDWEGLKLAPPEADIMFFTDKTYYSQFMDAYRKTHKDFTLNQEALRFYQIRRNLEDIWEWLEQLLFDRQDEDAKNDSIEGLQMALKDTEFFNSKFVL, encoded by the coding sequence ATGAGTCATATCAAACATATTATAAATAAATATTATGATATAGAGGTCAATACCATTGCTTCTCAAAAGGGAGGATGGTCGGCACTGGCGTACCGTATTGAAGATTGTACACACACCTATTTTTTAAAGAAGTATGAGAAATCCAGAGCTTCAACGCAAAAGTATACAGCTTTGATAGATCAATATATTCCAATTACGCAGTGGCTCATACAGTACTCTGATTTAAAAGGAAAGCTGCCAGTTCCTCTGTTAACAAGGGATGGAACATATAAGTGTGAAGATAAGAACGCTATCTATCTTCTCTATGAGTTTATAGATGGTGAAACAGTAGGGGAAAAAACTTTAACACCAAAGCAGGTAGAACAGCTTGGAGGATTAGTCGCATCCCTTCACAAGTACGGAAAGGAGATTCCTATTCATACAGAGGATATTGTTGAAAGTTTCGAAGTTCCTTTTATTAGAGAGCTTAATAAAATACTCTTAGAAAAAGCTGGTCTCCTTCCAGCCACAGTCAAACTACTGTTACAGCCTTATATTTCTTCCATCAATATTTTGATAGATACTTTATTAAAGTTGCAAAAAAATTTAAAAAACAGTAATATTAAACGGGTACTCTGCCATACAGACCTTCATAACTGGAATCTAATGGAGTCCAAGGGACAATTGATACTTATTGATTGGGAAGGATTAAAGCTGGCTCCTCCAGAGGCGGATATTATGTTTTTCACGGATAAAACCTATTACTCTCAATTTATGGATGCCTATCGAAAAACTCATAAAGATTTCACTCTAAATCAAGAAGCCTTGAGATTTTATCAAATTCGTCGGAATTTAGAGGATATATGGGAATGGCTGGAGCAACTTTTGTTTGACAGACAGGATGAAGATGCCAAGAATGATAGTATTGAGGGACTTCAGATGGCATTGAAAGATACAGAATTTTTTAATTCTAAGTTTGTATTGTAA
- a CDS encoding DUF2798 domain-containing protein, whose translation MKINKRYSNIVSGFMISVSLSLSISFFITVIKSAPLPIGQFTIIWLKSSLLGFCIGFPLAQLYVPVILKIVDNMTDDKERENG comes from the coding sequence ATGAAAATTAACAAAAGATATTCAAATATAGTTTCTGGATTTATGATTTCTGTATCGTTGTCATTATCCATATCTTTTTTTATAACAGTTATAAAAAGTGCGCCTCTTCCTATCGGACAATTTACAATTATTTGGCTTAAATCTTCATTATTAGGATTTTGCATAGGATTTCCTTTAGCTCAATTATATGTGCCAGTTATACTAAAAATAGTGGATAATATGACTGATGATAAAGAACGTGAAAATGGATAG
- the rlmD gene encoding 23S rRNA (uracil(1939)-C(5))-methyltransferase RlmD → MSEIIKRGTILDGEIIDITHEGKGVAKINGLTVFIDGGTIGDIVKIKISEMKKRFALGKVLEIVKPSVYRVDSLCKVSENCGGCQLRDLKYEKQLELKTNKVINDIEKIGKLKNVIVHNIIGMEDPLRYRNKVQVPVDENHIGFYKKESHNIVDTDECIIQHELSEKAINIVREFMKKFNVSGYNRKTAEGNIRHVITKVSFKTKDTMIIIVTNTKRLPYYEELIDMLKKEIPSVKSIVQNINKNKTNLVLGDKNKVLYGDEKIIDYIGALKFNISPQSFFQINSIQTEILYKKALEYADLKGKETVYDIYCGIGTISLFLAQKAKKVYGIEVISEAIEDAKENAELNGIENVEFYEGTAETVLPELYKEGIKADVIVLDPPRKGCEKEVLDTIVSMKPERVVYVSCNPSTLARDLNYLSNKGFLVKEVQPVDVFAGSMHVECVVLLVNSGQVGK, encoded by the coding sequence ATGAGTGAAATAATAAAAAGAGGAACTATATTAGATGGAGAAATCATAGATATAACACATGAAGGAAAAGGTGTAGCTAAAATAAATGGATTAACTGTATTTATAGACGGTGGAACTATAGGAGATATAGTAAAGATAAAAATAAGTGAAATGAAAAAAAGATTTGCTTTAGGAAAAGTATTAGAAATAGTAAAACCATCAGTCTATAGGGTCGATTCATTATGCAAAGTATCAGAAAATTGTGGTGGATGTCAACTCAGAGATTTAAAGTATGAAAAACAATTAGAATTAAAGACAAATAAAGTAATTAATGATATAGAGAAAATAGGAAAACTAAAAAACGTAATAGTTCATAACATTATAGGAATGGAAGACCCATTAAGATATAGAAACAAGGTTCAAGTTCCAGTAGATGAAAATCATATAGGATTTTATAAAAAGGAAAGTCATAATATAGTAGATACAGATGAGTGTATAATACAACATGAACTGAGTGAGAAAGCTATAAATATAGTAAGAGAGTTTATGAAGAAATTCAATGTATCTGGATATAATAGGAAGACCGCAGAAGGAAATATAAGACATGTAATAACTAAAGTATCTTTTAAAACTAAGGATACTATGATTATAATAGTAACTAATACTAAAAGATTACCTTATTATGAAGAACTTATAGATATGTTAAAAAAAGAAATTCCAAGTGTAAAAAGTATAGTTCAGAACATAAATAAAAATAAGACCAACTTAGTACTCGGAGATAAAAATAAAGTGTTATATGGTGATGAAAAAATAATAGACTATATAGGAGCGTTAAAGTTTAATATTTCTCCACAATCATTCTTTCAAATAAATTCTATTCAAACTGAAATACTATATAAGAAGGCGCTAGAATATGCAGATTTAAAAGGAAAAGAAACTGTGTATGATATATATTGTGGTATAGGTACAATATCATTGTTTCTTGCCCAAAAAGCTAAAAAAGTCTATGGTATAGAAGTAATAAGTGAAGCTATAGAAGATGCTAAAGAAAATGCAGAACTAAACGGTATAGAAAATGTAGAATTTTATGAAGGAACAGCAGAAACAGTACTACCTGAACTCTATAAAGAGGGAATAAAAGCAGATGTAATAGTACTAGATCCACCAAGAAAAGGATGTGAAAAAGAAGTACTAGACACTATAGTGTCAATGAAACCAGAAAGAGTAGTTTATGTCTCTTGTAATCCTTCTACACTTGCTAGAGACCTTAACTATTTAAGTAATAAAGGATTTTTAGTTAAAGAAGTTCAACCAGTAGATGTTTTTGCTGGGAGTATGCATGTTGAATGTGTAGTTTTGTTGGTGAATAGTGGACAAGTGGGAAAATAA
- a CDS encoding acyl-CoA thioesterase, whose protein sequence is MINETIVRVRYAETDQMGVVYHSNYIVWFEIGRTEFFRNIGLEYTELEYNNILVPVVDVRCTYKSSAKYDDEIIIKTKVTKLTPARIQFDYEIVRKFDKEVLANGYTVHAFASKDLKIINMKKNYKEVFDIIYDIIEK, encoded by the coding sequence TTGATAAATGAAACAATAGTTAGAGTTAGATATGCAGAAACAGATCAAATGGGGGTCGTTTATCATTCCAACTATATTGTATGGTTTGAGATTGGAAGAACAGAGTTTTTCAGGAATATAGGATTAGAATATACTGAACTAGAATATAACAACATACTAGTTCCAGTAGTAGATGTTAGATGTACTTACAAATCATCTGCAAAATATGATGATGAAATAATAATAAAAACTAAAGTAACTAAGCTTACACCAGCGAGAATACAATTTGATTATGAGATAGTAAGAAAATTCGATAAAGAAGTTTTAGCTAATGGGTATACAGTTCATGCATTTGCATCAAAAGATTTAAAAATTATTAACATGAAAAAAAATTATAAGGAAGTTTTTGATATAATATATGATATTATAGAAAAATAA
- a CDS encoding manganese efflux pump MntP family protein, giving the protein MSLLELFIIAVGLSMDAFAVAICKGLSIKKINVKKAGIVGLYFGAFQAGMPLIGYFLGVRFQNKITSIDHWIAFILLLFIGLKMIRESRGCECGIEDDSKSIGDSLSFKSMSVLAVATSIDALAVGVTLAFLNVNITTAVLLIGIVTFVLSMFGVRIGNTFGNKFKTKAELIGGLILIFMGTKILFEHLGIVGS; this is encoded by the coding sequence ATGAGTTTACTTGAACTGTTTATTATAGCAGTTGGGTTATCAATGGATGCATTTGCAGTAGCCATTTGTAAAGGATTGTCTATAAAAAAGATTAATGTTAAAAAGGCTGGAATAGTTGGGCTGTATTTTGGAGCATTTCAAGCAGGAATGCCTTTAATAGGATATTTTCTTGGAGTGAGGTTTCAAAACAAAATTACATCTATTGACCACTGGATAGCATTTATATTGCTTTTATTTATTGGTTTAAAAATGATTCGTGAATCAAGAGGTTGCGAATGTGGAATTGAAGATGACTCTAAGAGTATAGGTGACTCTCTTAGTTTTAAAAGCATGTCCGTGTTAGCAGTTGCAACAAGTATTGATGCCCTAGCGGTAGGAGTTACCTTAGCATTTCTTAATGTAAACATTACTACGGCAGTTTTGCTTATAGGAATTGTTACTTTTGTATTATCAATGTTTGGTGTTAGGATAGGAAATACATTTGGAAATAAATTTAAGACGAAGGCGGAACTTATAGGTGGACTAATTCTAATATTTATGGGTACTAAAATTTTATTTGAGCATCTAGGAATAGTAGGATCTTAG